The genome window TCGTTACAACAAACAAGGCCTCAAATTGTAGTTATGAATATTCTCACTCGTATTCGATTGTTGTGTGTGTCCGCAACTTTTATTATTCGAAACCATgaacataaaaacaacaacaacaacaacaacaagcaagcaTATggttgtataataaaaataaaaaaacaaaagtaaaatccaaatttaaaaaatcaaagtaaataacttgttttagaaataaaaaagataaacacgtttaaagcaaagcaaaataaaacaaaaaaaaacaaaacacaaagtaAATGTactgcatacacacacaaatacacagaaATGCATTATAAAAtgagaaactaaaaaaataaaaaacaagcaatttaaaaaaaaaaactaaaaaatttaaaatgccaacaacTACTCAACggcaaaaaaatgttaacttagtaaataaaacacaagaaacgatacaatatgcaattaaataaaatgttttaaacaataaaaaaaaaacagaagaatAAAACGGATATTAAAGAATGCAAATTCATATGgaattaaacaaatgcaaattgtttttcaactgGGCtggaatacaaaatatttgctgttttccttaataattttaaaataaagaattagtTGCATTACTGAGTTCCGGAACATGGAGAAATgggggagagtgagagaaattTCATCGTTGCTTTgtacaacaaaacaattttattttaattaatagttgctacacttttaaaattaaaaaaaaagaaaaaatattaatgggACAACAGTAGTGTTTATGGATAGTAGGTTTTCTTGAAGCGACCCTCGCGATCCTTGCGTCCACCCGGCCGCACCGCACGCGGCACATACTCCTTGTCGTGCTGGTCGAGTGTGCGACGCCACGGATTAATGTCCAACTCAAAGAAACGACGACGCGCCTCCATGTTGCGTGTGCTGTTATCGATCTTGTAGAGCTTCTCCCACATGTAGATCTCAGGCAGCTCCAAGTGACGCTGTCGCTTAGACGCCAAATGCTTGAACATTTGCTCAAGAAATTCACGTTTCTCCGCGTGCTCGTAGTCGGCGACACGACGCAGCGTCGGTCCTTTCACATAGGGAAGCAGCTCATCTGCAGTACGTTGAATGCTGGGCACATTGCTGTAAAGGATGAGCAACTGACGCAGCGTCGCCTCATTAAAGTCCACACATTTACCCTCGGGCGAGATTTCAGCATACAGTGGCTGTGCTGCTGTGCCGCGACAGAAATTCACACGGCGATTCTCATCGACATTTGAACCATGAATGAGCAGTGTATTCAGCTGATACTCGTAGAAACTCCAGTCGCGTCCATTGGTGATCACAGTCTGAGTGTTCAGCGGATAGGTCAACTCATTGTAGGTATTGAAGCCATTGTAATTAGCCTGTGCCAGCAGCCAGGCATAAGATGATTGAATTGCCAGTGCATGCAATGCCTCCTGCTCATCACGCTCCCCATAGGATTTGGGACGCAGCTGAAGATGGGCACGCGACTGGAACGAGAGCAGGCCAAAGTTGGGTGCATTGGCACTGGGCCAATAGCCGGGCACATTAATCGCATGCTGATGCTTTGTGCTGTAGCCCAAGGTGCGTGCATCGTGCTTATATCGTGGTAGCTGCTTGGCCAGCG of Drosophila innubila isolate TH190305 chromosome X, UK_Dinn_1.0, whole genome shotgun sequence contains these proteins:
- the LOC117793567 gene encoding 28S ribosomal protein S30, mitochondrial, coding for MLTLRRGEQLRARLHAVCRRYLAIKAEPKAVAVADSEYSAEPEYPPIRDTSFKARKAQTAAEWHSEIREVATVEEKMIKVNMPRYYGYKVVDLTDSSVPYNALPLTQHYTRTVLEELPLLQSTTESDNKAKMDAIVKAAREDVIEALEYAHDLYKHQLTLLQTPPDAVTRERQLTQIILEQINRAALQVLSADYAHLQDIEIDYNPRHEAFWAVGGVDPPKNVVKSKKGREWQKEDANDSVDRLVQYTGEPYLALRHRHQLPTWRTNEESENLALAKQLPRYKHDARTLGYSTKHQHAINVPGYWPSANAPNFGLLSFQSRAHLQLRPKSYGERDEQEALHALAIQSSYAWLLAQANYNGFNTYNELTYPLNTQTVITNGRDWSFYEYQLNTLLIHGSNVDENRRVNFCRGTAAQPLYAEISPEGKCVDFNEATLRQLLILYSNVPSIQRTADELLPYVKGPTLRRVADYEHAEKREFLEQMFKHLASKRQRHLELPEIYMWEKLYKIDNSTRNMEARRRFFELDINPWRRTLDQHDKEYVPRAVRPGGRKDREGRFKKTYYP